A single window of Mycolicibacterium aurum DNA harbors:
- a CDS encoding acetaldehyde dehydrogenase (acetylating), whose amino-acid sequence MPDRASVAIVGSGNISTDLLYKLLRSEWLEPRWMIGIDPESEGLARARKLGLETSHEGVNWLLGQSELPDLVFEATSAYVHRDAAPRYAEAGIRAIDLTPAAVGPGVIPPANLRAHLDAPNVNMVTCGGQATIPMVYAVSRVVDVPYAEIVASVSSASAGPGTRANIDEFTKTTSAGVEVIGGAKRGKAIIILNPADPPMIMRDTIFCAIPEDADHDAITESIKDVVAQVQTYVPGYRLLNEPQFDEPTVYNGGDHLVTTFVEVEGAGDYLPPYAGNLDIMTAAATKVGEEIAQEILAATTGGHA is encoded by the coding sequence ATGCCTGACAGGGCGTCTGTGGCGATCGTCGGATCCGGCAATATCAGTACTGATTTGCTCTACAAGCTGTTGCGGTCGGAGTGGTTGGAGCCGCGGTGGATGATCGGTATCGATCCGGAGAGTGAGGGGCTGGCGCGGGCCCGGAAGTTGGGTTTGGAGACCAGTCATGAGGGTGTGAACTGGTTGTTGGGTCAGAGTGAGTTGCCGGATTTGGTGTTCGAGGCCACGAGTGCGTATGTGCATCGGGACGCGGCGCCGCGGTATGCCGAGGCGGGTATCCGGGCGATCGACCTGACTCCGGCGGCGGTGGGTCCCGGGGTGATCCCGCCGGCGAACTTGCGTGCGCATCTGGATGCGCCGAACGTCAACATGGTGACCTGCGGTGGGCAGGCCACGATTCCGATGGTGTATGCGGTGAGCCGTGTGGTGGACGTGCCGTACGCCGAGATCGTGGCGTCGGTGTCGTCGGCGTCGGCGGGTCCGGGGACGCGGGCCAATATTGATGAGTTCACCAAGACCACCAGTGCGGGGGTGGAGGTGATCGGCGGCGCCAAGCGAGGCAAGGCGATCATCATCTTGAATCCGGCGGATCCGCCGATGATCATGCGCGACACCATTTTCTGCGCGATCCCCGAAGACGCCGACCACGACGCGATCACGGAGTCGATCAAGGACGTCGTCGCCCAGGTGCAGACCTATGTGCCGGGTTATCGCCTGCTCAATGAGCCGCAGTTCGACGAGCCGACGGTGTACAACGGCGGCGATCACCTGGTCACCACGTTCGTCGAGGTCGAGGGTGCGGGTGACTATCTGCCGCCGTATGCCGGAAATCTCGACATCATGACCGCTGCGGCGACCAAGGTGGGCGAGGAGATCGCCCAGGAAATCCTGGCTGCCACCACAGGAGGCCACGCATGA
- a CDS encoding SDR family oxidoreductase translates to MGTYVVSGSASGMGRAVAERLVAAGHSVIGVDIKDADVVADLSTAAARHAAADAVLDRCGGVLDGAVLAAGLGPIPGRDDTIVQVNYFGVVDLLIALRPALARAGAAKVVVVASNSTTVTPAVPRRAVRALLNGDPAKALRAVRWFGKRSAPMSYAATKIAVSRWVRRHAVTREWAGAGIRLNALAPGAVMTPLLSEQLSNPAEAKAINAFPVPVGGYGDAGHLADWMVFMLSDAAEFLCGSVIFVDGGSDAYFRSESWPAPVPAGQLPRYALRFLADRRARRRFG, encoded by the coding sequence GTGGGTACCTATGTCGTGAGTGGATCCGCTTCGGGGATGGGGCGTGCGGTCGCCGAGCGACTGGTCGCGGCAGGACATTCGGTGATCGGCGTCGACATCAAGGACGCCGATGTGGTGGCCGATCTGTCAACCGCGGCGGCGCGGCATGCCGCAGCCGACGCAGTCTTGGACAGATGCGGGGGTGTCCTCGACGGCGCTGTCCTCGCGGCCGGTCTCGGTCCGATTCCGGGCCGCGACGACACGATCGTGCAGGTGAACTATTTCGGCGTCGTCGACCTGCTGATCGCGTTGCGGCCGGCGCTCGCGCGTGCAGGAGCTGCGAAGGTCGTCGTTGTCGCCAGCAATTCGACCACCGTCACACCCGCCGTGCCGCGACGCGCAGTACGAGCTCTGCTGAACGGCGATCCGGCGAAAGCCCTCAGGGCCGTCCGCTGGTTCGGGAAACGGTCGGCGCCGATGAGCTATGCGGCCACGAAGATCGCGGTGTCCCGGTGGGTGCGGCGACACGCCGTCACGCGGGAGTGGGCGGGTGCGGGCATCCGGCTCAACGCGCTCGCCCCGGGCGCCGTCATGACCCCGCTGCTGTCCGAACAGCTCTCCAACCCGGCGGAGGCCAAGGCCATCAACGCGTTCCCCGTTCCGGTGGGCGGGTACGGCGACGCCGGCCATCTCGCGGACTGGATGGTCTTCATGCTCTCCGACGCTGCGGAATTCCTTTGCGGCAGTGTCATCTTCGTCGACGGCGGTTCGGACGCGTACTTCCGCTCGGAGTCCTGGCCGGCACCTGTGCCTGCCGGGCAACTGCCGCGTTACGCTCTGCGATTCCTTGCGGATCGGCGCGCTAGGCGTCGGTTTGGGTGA
- a CDS encoding alpha/beta fold hydrolase — MTVDFHETRREVSTPSGTLRYHEAGDGPPLLLLHGSGPGVTGWRNFRGNLDVFARHFRCLVLEFPGFGVSDDFGGHPMVDAQGAAVQFVDALGLERVDVIGNSMGGGVGINFAIKHPSRIGKLVTIGGIGTNIFSPGPSEGIRLLQEFTEEPTRQRLIDWLRSMVYHQALVTEQLIEERWELATDPETLSAARRMYGKAAFAAMMEMMRHADVPMPWATMHKVAAPTLLTWGRDDRVSPLDMALVPMRTIPNAELHVFPNCGHWVMIEAKAAFERTVLAFLTQTDA, encoded by the coding sequence ATGACTGTCGATTTCCACGAGACCCGGCGCGAGGTCAGCACGCCGTCCGGAACCCTGCGCTATCACGAGGCCGGCGACGGTCCCCCGCTGCTGTTGCTTCACGGGTCCGGGCCTGGGGTGACCGGTTGGCGGAACTTCCGCGGCAATCTGGACGTGTTCGCCCGGCACTTCCGCTGCCTGGTGCTGGAGTTTCCGGGATTCGGGGTCAGCGACGACTTCGGTGGCCACCCGATGGTGGATGCTCAGGGTGCCGCCGTGCAGTTCGTCGACGCACTCGGCCTGGAACGCGTCGACGTCATCGGCAACTCGATGGGCGGCGGCGTCGGCATCAACTTCGCGATCAAGCACCCCAGCAGGATCGGCAAACTCGTGACCATCGGCGGCATCGGCACCAACATTTTCAGCCCCGGGCCCAGCGAGGGCATCCGACTGCTTCAGGAGTTCACCGAGGAGCCCACCAGGCAACGTCTCATCGACTGGTTGCGCTCGATGGTCTACCACCAGGCGTTGGTGACCGAGCAACTGATCGAGGAGCGCTGGGAACTGGCCACCGACCCCGAGACCCTCAGCGCGGCCCGACGCATGTATGGCAAGGCCGCTTTCGCGGCCATGATGGAGATGATGCGTCACGCCGACGTGCCGATGCCGTGGGCCACGATGCACAAGGTCGCGGCTCCGACGTTGCTCACGTGGGGACGCGATGACCGTGTCAGCCCGCTGGACATGGCGCTGGTGCCGATGCGGACGATTCCGAACGCTGAACTGCACGTGTTCCCGAACTGCGGCCACTGGGTGATGATCGAAGCCAAGGCGGCTTTTGAACGAACAGTGCTGGCTTTTCTCACCCAAACCGACGCCTAG
- a CDS encoding flavin-containing monooxygenase, whose amino-acid sequence MSATQNHVEVVVVGAGFGGLYALHKFREQRRSVRVFEAAPEVGGTWYFNRYPGARCDVESLDYCYSFSDELQQEWTWTEKYATQGEILEYITWVADKLDLRSGITFNTRVVSAVFDEDTLLWSVTTDGGEVVTARFVVMATGPLSSPLKPNINGLDAFDGSVYHTANWPHEGVDFTGKRVGVIGTGSSGIQSIPVIAEQASQLYVFQRTPNYSVPAGNRALSENEIAHAKATYDERRRMSWRSGGGSPHVAHPKRTMEATPEERRDAFEKRWELGGVLFSKTFTDQMIDLDANEEARKFYEDKVRAVIDDPAVAELLIPDDHPIGTKRICTDTNYFQTFNRPNVKLISVRKTPITSIDATGINTTDTHVDLDAIVLATGFDAMTGTLAKIDIVGRGGRRLVDDWSAGPRTYLGLGVDGFPNLFLVSGPGAPAVLANMVLHAEAHINWIADALDYLDEHQLVAMEATVDAVDNWVAECNQRAEATLFPRANSWYMGANVPGKPRVFMLFIGGFGAYLDICAEVANAGYKGFSLFKGS is encoded by the coding sequence GTGAGTGCCACTCAAAACCATGTCGAAGTCGTGGTGGTCGGTGCAGGTTTCGGCGGTCTGTACGCCCTGCACAAATTCCGGGAGCAGCGACGATCGGTCCGGGTCTTCGAGGCGGCACCGGAAGTCGGGGGGACGTGGTACTTCAACAGGTACCCCGGCGCTCGGTGTGACGTGGAGAGTCTCGACTACTGCTATTCCTTCTCCGACGAGCTCCAGCAGGAGTGGACGTGGACGGAGAAGTACGCCACCCAGGGCGAGATCCTGGAGTACATCACGTGGGTCGCCGACAAACTGGACCTACGCTCCGGCATCACGTTCAACACGCGGGTGGTCTCGGCGGTGTTCGACGAAGACACGCTGCTGTGGTCGGTCACCACCGACGGCGGTGAGGTGGTCACGGCGCGGTTCGTGGTGATGGCCACCGGTCCGCTGTCCTCGCCGCTGAAGCCGAACATCAACGGGCTGGACGCCTTCGATGGCTCGGTGTATCACACCGCGAACTGGCCCCATGAGGGTGTCGACTTCACCGGCAAGCGTGTCGGTGTTATCGGTACGGGGTCCTCGGGCATTCAATCGATACCCGTCATCGCCGAGCAGGCGTCCCAGCTGTACGTCTTCCAGCGCACCCCGAACTACAGTGTCCCCGCGGGTAACCGCGCTCTCAGCGAAAACGAGATCGCCCACGCCAAAGCCACCTACGACGAGCGGCGCCGGATGTCGTGGCGTAGCGGCGGCGGCTCGCCACATGTGGCACATCCCAAACGCACGATGGAGGCCACCCCGGAGGAGCGGCGGGATGCCTTCGAAAAGCGCTGGGAACTGGGGGGCGTGCTCTTCTCGAAGACCTTCACCGATCAGATGATCGACCTCGACGCCAACGAGGAAGCCCGCAAGTTCTACGAGGACAAGGTGCGGGCGGTGATCGACGACCCCGCCGTTGCGGAACTGCTGATCCCCGATGATCATCCGATCGGTACGAAGCGGATCTGCACGGACACCAACTACTTCCAGACCTTCAACCGTCCCAACGTGAAGCTGATCAGTGTGCGCAAGACTCCGATCACCTCGATCGACGCCACCGGGATCAACACCACCGACACCCACGTCGACCTGGACGCGATCGTGCTGGCCACCGGATTTGACGCCATGACGGGAACCCTGGCCAAGATCGACATCGTCGGCAGGGGCGGCCGGAGGCTGGTCGACGATTGGTCCGCTGGTCCGCGCACCTACCTCGGACTCGGGGTCGACGGGTTTCCCAATCTGTTCCTGGTGTCCGGACCGGGCGCCCCCGCTGTGCTGGCGAACATGGTGCTTCACGCCGAGGCGCACATCAACTGGATCGCCGACGCGCTCGACTACCTCGACGAACACCAGCTGGTCGCGATGGAAGCCACGGTGGACGCAGTCGACAACTGGGTGGCCGAGTGCAATCAGCGAGCCGAGGCGACCCTGTTCCCGCGGGCCAATTCTTGGTATATGGGCGCGAATGTGCCGGGGAAGCCGAGGGTGTTCATGCTCTTCATCGGCGGATTCGGCGCGTACCTCGACATTTGCGCAGAGGTGGCGAACGCCGGCTACAAGGGTTTCAGCCTGTTCAAGGGCTCGTAG
- the bphC gene encoding biphenyl-2,3-diol 1,2-dioxygenase: MSLIKSLGYVTVQTTDIPRWRRFAFDVLGFATGSGPDPESLYLRLDERAARIIVSPGSTDKIVTVGWEVRDRADLDQVTRRLDEAGTPYKELSLAEADSRRVEEVIAFEDPAGTSLEIFHGPVLDHSPVVTPFGAKFVTGEQGLGHVVLPALDVPGMFAFYTDVLGFRSRGAFRVPVPPEFGPVRVRFLGVNQRHHSLALCPAATLRDPGVIHLMVEVDALDAVGQALDRVNRDGFQLSSTLGRHTNDKMVSFYVRAPGDWDIEFGTEGMRVDETYYTAEEITADSYWGHQWVDDLPAAMRP; the protein is encoded by the coding sequence ATGAGTCTGATCAAGAGCCTGGGCTATGTGACGGTGCAGACCACCGACATTCCCCGCTGGCGCCGATTCGCTTTCGACGTCCTGGGTTTCGCCACCGGCAGCGGACCCGACCCCGAGTCGCTGTATCTGCGTTTGGACGAGCGGGCCGCGCGCATCATCGTGTCCCCTGGGTCCACCGACAAGATCGTCACGGTCGGCTGGGAGGTGCGTGACCGTGCCGACCTGGATCAGGTCACACGCAGACTGGACGAGGCAGGCACGCCCTACAAGGAATTGTCGTTGGCCGAAGCCGACAGTCGCCGGGTCGAGGAAGTGATCGCGTTCGAGGACCCCGCGGGCACCTCTCTGGAGATCTTTCACGGTCCGGTCCTCGATCACAGCCCGGTCGTCACGCCGTTCGGCGCGAAGTTCGTGACCGGCGAACAGGGCCTTGGACACGTGGTACTGCCGGCGCTCGATGTGCCCGGAATGTTCGCCTTCTACACCGACGTGCTCGGATTCAGGTCCCGCGGCGCGTTCCGCGTTCCGGTGCCACCGGAGTTCGGTCCGGTCCGGGTACGCTTCCTCGGTGTCAACCAGCGACACCACAGCCTCGCGCTGTGCCCGGCCGCGACGCTGCGGGACCCCGGGGTGATCCACCTGATGGTGGAGGTCGACGCTCTCGACGCGGTCGGCCAGGCACTCGACCGGGTCAACAGGGACGGTTTCCAGTTGTCCTCGACGCTGGGGCGGCACACCAACGACAAGATGGTGTCGTTCTACGTGCGCGCTCCCGGCGACTGGGACATCGAGTTCGGCACCGAGGGCATGCGCGTCGACGAAACCTATTACACCGCAGAAGAGATCACCGCCGACAGCTACTGGGGTCACCAGTGGGTCGACGATCTTCCCGCGGCGATGCGGCCATGA
- a CDS encoding IclR family transcriptional regulator yields the protein MTVTIDNPAATAGKSAAETPSAVIDRVSLVLDAFDGPGRLTLAQIVRRTGLPRSSAHRMLERLVQLRWLRRSGRDYELGMRLVELGSLAVHQDRLHKAAIPMLHELHAATGLVVHLALLDGCDVVYLEKVGNRMTTAIPTRVGGRQPAHCAAVGKAMLAFADEHDIGNYDTDPMPRRTKYSLSTPAQLRAEMLKVRSHGIAFDREESVPGFGCVAAPIGDPGEAVAAISVCGPMSQMMFDQRLVAPVRMAALRIWRAVEGGPLRVAPTLQQMRPLRGGPASLPAGPKPNLQPA from the coding sequence ATGACCGTGACCATCGACAACCCGGCAGCCACCGCCGGTAAATCCGCTGCCGAAACCCCCAGCGCCGTGATCGACAGGGTGTCGCTGGTGCTCGACGCGTTCGACGGGCCTGGCCGGCTCACTCTCGCCCAGATCGTGCGCAGGACCGGGCTTCCGAGGTCCTCTGCGCACCGGATGCTCGAGCGGCTGGTTCAACTGCGCTGGCTTCGGCGCAGCGGACGCGACTACGAACTGGGGATGCGACTCGTCGAACTCGGATCGCTGGCCGTCCATCAAGACCGCCTGCACAAGGCTGCGATTCCGATGCTGCACGAACTGCATGCCGCCACCGGCCTGGTCGTCCATCTGGCGCTGCTGGACGGTTGCGACGTGGTCTATCTGGAAAAGGTCGGGAATCGGATGACCACCGCGATTCCCACTCGGGTGGGCGGTCGCCAACCGGCGCACTGCGCCGCGGTGGGCAAGGCGATGCTGGCGTTCGCCGACGAGCACGACATCGGTAACTACGACACCGATCCGATGCCCCGGAGGACGAAGTACTCGCTCTCCACACCTGCCCAACTCCGCGCCGAAATGCTGAAGGTTCGCTCACATGGCATTGCGTTCGACCGCGAGGAATCGGTACCGGGCTTCGGGTGCGTGGCCGCTCCGATCGGTGATCCCGGCGAGGCGGTCGCGGCCATCTCGGTGTGCGGCCCGATGAGCCAGATGATGTTCGATCAGCGATTGGTGGCGCCGGTCCGGATGGCGGCGCTGCGCATCTGGCGGGCCGTCGAAGGAGGGCCGCTGCGCGTGGCGCCGACCCTGCAGCAGATGCGCCCGCTGCGGGGTGGACCTGCCTCGCTGCCCGCCGGGCCCAAGCCCAACCTGCAGCCGGCATGA
- a CDS encoding acyl-CoA dehydrogenase family protein has translation MTQRVMDSLAEFAEQMREQAVEAEKIGKLTDDTVKTMKQIGNIRLLQPKEHGGLEVHPREFAETVMATAALDPAAGWINGVVGVHPYQLAYAEPRVGAEIWADDVDTWVASPYAPQGVATPVDGGYLFNGRWQFSSGTDHCDWIFLGAMLGDADGTPVMPPQMLHMILPRKDYEIVEDSWDVVGLRGTGSKDVIVKNAFVPNYRTMDAMKVMDGTAQREAGMTETLYLMPWSTMFPLGISSATIGIAEGALAAALDYQRQRVNSSGVAIKDDPYVMYAIGEAAADINAARQEILANVDRIYDMVDVGKEVSFEDRAAGRRTQVRAVWRAVAAVDEIFARCGGNGTRMDKPLQRYWRDVHVGQAHAIHVPGTVFHASALSSLGVDPQGPLRAMI, from the coding sequence ATGACACAACGGGTGATGGACAGCCTCGCCGAGTTCGCCGAGCAGATGCGCGAGCAGGCCGTGGAGGCCGAGAAGATCGGCAAACTGACCGATGACACGGTCAAGACCATGAAGCAGATCGGCAACATCCGCCTCCTGCAGCCGAAGGAGCACGGCGGCTTGGAAGTTCACCCCCGCGAGTTCGCCGAGACCGTGATGGCAACCGCCGCCTTGGATCCCGCGGCCGGATGGATCAACGGCGTGGTCGGTGTACATCCGTACCAGTTGGCCTACGCCGAACCTCGCGTGGGCGCGGAGATCTGGGCCGACGACGTCGACACCTGGGTCGCGTCGCCCTACGCCCCTCAGGGCGTCGCCACACCCGTTGACGGCGGATACCTCTTCAACGGCCGCTGGCAGTTCAGCTCGGGCACCGACCACTGCGACTGGATCTTCCTGGGCGCGATGCTCGGCGACGCCGACGGCACACCCGTGATGCCACCGCAGATGTTGCACATGATCCTGCCGCGCAAGGATTACGAGATCGTCGAGGACTCGTGGGACGTCGTCGGCCTGCGCGGCACCGGGTCCAAGGACGTGATCGTCAAGAACGCTTTCGTACCGAACTACCGGACCATGGACGCGATGAAGGTCATGGACGGCACTGCACAGCGCGAGGCCGGCATGACCGAGACCCTCTACCTGATGCCGTGGTCGACGATGTTCCCGCTGGGTATCTCCTCGGCCACGATCGGCATCGCCGAGGGTGCCCTCGCCGCTGCGCTCGACTACCAGCGACAGCGTGTGAACTCCAGCGGCGTCGCGATCAAGGACGACCCCTACGTGATGTACGCCATCGGTGAGGCCGCCGCCGACATCAACGCCGCGCGCCAGGAGATCCTCGCCAACGTCGATCGGATCTACGACATGGTCGACGTCGGCAAGGAGGTGTCGTTCGAGGACCGTGCCGCGGGGCGTCGCACCCAGGTCCGCGCGGTGTGGCGCGCGGTGGCGGCAGTCGACGAGATCTTCGCCCGGTGCGGTGGCAACGGAACGCGGATGGACAAGCCCCTGCAACGGTATTGGCGCGACGTCCATGTGGGCCAGGCGCATGCCATCCACGTCCCCGGCACGGTGTTCCATGCGTCGGCACTGAGTTCACTCGGGGTAGATCCGCAGGGTCCCCTGCGAGCGATGATCTAG
- a CDS encoding alpha/beta hydrolase — MSLDPQIAGIIETLDSGFPPVHTMTGEQARAAIRSRFVPPAEPEAVASVEERTVPGPAGMVTVRIYRPAAASDVALPTLVYAHGGGWVFCDLDSHDGLCRAFANAIPAVVVSVHYRRASEEGQWPAAAEDMYAVTRWAAEHIDRLGGNPSALLVGGDSAGGNLAAVTALMARDRNGPTLGGQMLLYPVIAADFDTESYRLFGAGFYNPLPALQWYWDQYVPSLADRIHPYAAPLSAEDLSGLPAAITVVAGHDPLRDEGLAYTEALEAAGVPTTCRYFEGGVHGFMTMPAFDICQRARAQVSADVAELVGRPVTK, encoded by the coding sequence ATGAGCCTCGATCCGCAGATCGCCGGCATCATCGAGACACTCGACTCCGGGTTTCCGCCGGTTCACACGATGACCGGCGAGCAGGCCCGTGCGGCCATTCGGTCGCGATTCGTGCCTCCGGCCGAACCCGAGGCGGTCGCCTCGGTCGAGGAACGCACGGTGCCCGGACCCGCAGGTATGGTGACGGTGCGCATCTACCGGCCGGCTGCCGCCTCCGATGTCGCGCTTCCCACGTTGGTGTACGCCCACGGCGGCGGCTGGGTGTTCTGCGATCTGGACAGCCACGACGGATTGTGTCGCGCCTTCGCCAACGCCATTCCGGCCGTGGTGGTTTCGGTCCATTACCGCCGCGCGTCCGAGGAGGGGCAATGGCCGGCGGCCGCCGAGGACATGTACGCCGTCACCCGGTGGGCCGCCGAACACATCGACCGGCTCGGCGGGAATCCGTCCGCCCTGCTCGTGGGCGGGGACAGCGCCGGAGGCAATCTGGCGGCGGTCACCGCGCTGATGGCTCGCGATCGCAACGGTCCGACCTTGGGCGGTCAGATGTTGCTCTACCCCGTCATCGCTGCAGACTTCGACACCGAGTCCTACCGACTCTTCGGCGCGGGCTTCTACAACCCGCTGCCGGCTCTGCAGTGGTACTGGGACCAGTACGTGCCCTCACTTGCCGACCGGATCCACCCCTATGCCGCACCGCTGTCGGCCGAAGACCTGTCGGGGTTGCCTGCGGCGATCACCGTCGTGGCGGGTCACGACCCCCTGCGCGACGAGGGTCTGGCCTACACCGAAGCGCTTGAGGCCGCGGGGGTCCCGACGACGTGCCGGTACTTCGAGGGCGGAGTGCACGGCTTCATGACGATGCCCGCCTTCGATATCTGCCAACGGGCGCGCGCACAG
- a CDS encoding ferredoxin--NADP reductase, whose product MSDVESGSRPPASDRAVPLTVTDVIEESLDAKSLVFAVPGEHAQRFGYRPGQFLTLRIPSERTGSVARCYSLASSPHTDDAPKVTVKRTSGGFGSNWLCDNISIGDTIDSLPPSGAFTPQDLDADFLLWAAGSGITPVMSILKSVLAAGTGRVVLCYANRDEASVIFSAELRELAARYAGRLTVLHWLESIQGLPSRAQLGNFALPYAGYHCFICGPAAFMTIVKDALSEVGVPREHIHSEVFQSLDGDPFAEVTVDVIPDDGQAADAEILLDGEIHHLRWPAGRNLVDTMMAAGIEVPYSCREGSCGSCAATVTDGQIDLGNTAILEEQDIADGLFLACQACPLSSTVKIEF is encoded by the coding sequence ATGAGCGACGTCGAATCCGGCAGCCGCCCCCCGGCCTCGGACCGCGCAGTACCGCTGACCGTCACCGACGTGATCGAGGAGAGTCTTGATGCCAAGTCCTTGGTGTTCGCCGTGCCGGGCGAACACGCGCAGAGGTTCGGCTACCGGCCCGGCCAGTTCCTGACTTTGCGGATCCCCAGCGAGCGAACCGGTTCGGTGGCGCGCTGCTATTCGCTGGCGAGCTCACCGCACACCGACGATGCGCCGAAGGTCACCGTCAAGCGCACCTCTGGTGGGTTCGGGTCGAACTGGCTGTGCGACAACATCTCCATCGGCGACACGATCGATTCCCTGCCGCCGTCGGGAGCCTTCACACCGCAGGATCTGGACGCGGACTTTCTGCTGTGGGCCGCAGGTAGTGGCATCACGCCGGTGATGTCGATCCTGAAATCTGTGCTCGCCGCGGGGACCGGCCGCGTGGTCCTGTGTTACGCGAACCGCGACGAGGCGTCGGTGATCTTCTCCGCCGAGCTCCGCGAACTCGCGGCCCGCTACGCGGGCAGGCTCACTGTGCTGCACTGGCTGGAGTCGATCCAGGGTCTGCCCAGCCGTGCGCAGTTGGGCAACTTCGCCCTTCCGTACGCCGGCTACCACTGCTTCATCTGCGGACCGGCAGCGTTCATGACGATCGTCAAAGATGCTCTTTCCGAGGTCGGTGTCCCTCGCGAACACATCCACTCGGAGGTGTTCCAGTCACTCGATGGTGACCCGTTCGCGGAGGTGACCGTCGACGTCATCCCGGATGACGGTCAGGCAGCCGATGCCGAGATCCTCCTCGACGGCGAGATCCATCATCTGCGCTGGCCCGCGGGACGCAACCTCGTCGACACCATGATGGCGGCCGGCATCGAGGTGCCCTACTCGTGCCGGGAGGGTAGCTGCGGGTCCTGCGCCGCGACCGTCACGGATGGTCAGATCGACCTGGGCAACACGGCGATCCTCGAGGAACAGGACATCGCGGACGGCCTGTTCCTGGCGTGCCAGGCGTGCCCGCTCTCGAGCACGGTGAAGATCGAGTTCTGA
- a CDS encoding FAD-dependent oxidoreductase, which produces MTADIVPVAESDITQWDHEADVVIAGYGVAGAAAAVEAARSGADVLVVERTGSWGGAASMAGGFIYLGGGTSLQTACGFTDSVDNMAAFLNVAMGPGADAKRIDDYCAGSVAHFDWLVGCGVPFKAEFFGEPGWEPMGDQGLMYSGGENSFPFNTIATPAPRGHVPRMSNKKQGESSAGFMLMKPLVDTATASGARALYDVRAQRLVVASDGRVVGLVARRYADDIAIRARRGVVLTTGSFAYNEAMVAQYAPRIAGRPAASIEQHDGRAIRMAQALGADLAHMDATEVAIFADPQQLVRGILVNGRGQRYVAEDTYPGRIGQLTLYHQDNTAYLIIDGDAQDEAMASMSPQLMMRPPTWVADTVEDLESEIGLAPGALQATVAAYNDGAARGEDPLLHKKARWLRPIGSPVGAIDLRESTGGFTLGGLATTLDAEVLHVSGDPIPGLFAAGRSAAGVAAWGYASGISLGDGSFYGRRAGRSAARG; this is translated from the coding sequence ATGACCGCCGACATCGTCCCCGTTGCGGAATCCGACATCACGCAGTGGGACCACGAGGCCGACGTGGTGATCGCCGGGTACGGCGTGGCAGGCGCCGCGGCAGCAGTGGAAGCCGCGCGGTCGGGGGCAGATGTACTCGTCGTGGAACGGACGGGCTCGTGGGGCGGCGCGGCGTCCATGGCAGGTGGTTTCATCTACCTCGGCGGCGGCACCTCCCTGCAGACCGCCTGCGGATTCACGGATTCGGTCGACAACATGGCCGCTTTCCTCAACGTGGCCATGGGACCGGGCGCCGACGCGAAGCGCATCGACGACTATTGCGCGGGCAGCGTTGCGCACTTCGACTGGCTCGTCGGTTGCGGGGTCCCATTCAAGGCCGAATTCTTCGGAGAACCCGGCTGGGAGCCGATGGGTGACCAGGGCCTGATGTACTCCGGTGGAGAGAATTCGTTCCCGTTCAACACCATTGCCACGCCCGCACCCCGCGGGCACGTCCCCCGGATGTCGAACAAGAAGCAGGGCGAATCCAGCGCCGGCTTCATGCTGATGAAGCCACTGGTCGACACCGCAACGGCTTCGGGTGCGCGCGCTCTCTACGACGTCCGCGCTCAACGCCTCGTGGTCGCTTCCGACGGTCGAGTGGTAGGCCTGGTGGCCCGAAGGTACGCAGACGACATCGCCATCCGGGCCCGACGCGGCGTCGTGTTGACGACAGGCAGCTTCGCCTACAACGAGGCCATGGTGGCGCAGTACGCACCGCGAATCGCCGGTCGCCCTGCGGCATCGATCGAACAGCATGACGGCCGGGCCATCCGGATGGCGCAGGCGCTGGGCGCGGATCTGGCACATATGGACGCCACCGAGGTCGCCATCTTCGCCGACCCACAGCAACTGGTGCGCGGCATCCTGGTCAACGGTCGCGGACAACGGTATGTCGCCGAGGACACCTATCCGGGTCGGATAGGGCAGCTGACTCTGTATCACCAGGACAACACTGCCTATCTGATCATCGACGGTGACGCTCAGGACGAGGCCATGGCGTCGATGTCACCGCAACTCATGATGCGGCCACCGACCTGGGTGGCCGACACCGTCGAGGATCTGGAATCCGAGATCGGCCTCGCCCCGGGCGCCCTGCAGGCCACCGTCGCGGCCTACAACGACGGTGCCGCCCGTGGCGAGGATCCGCTGCTGCACAAGAAGGCGCGGTGGCTGCGGCCGATCGGTTCTCCGGTCGGCGCGATCGACCTCCGGGAGAGCACCGGCGGCTTCACGCTCGGCGGCTTGGCGACGACTCTGGACGCCGAAGTGCTTCATGTCAGCGGTGACCCCATTCCCGGCTTGTTCGCGGCAGGACGCTCGGCCGCCGGGGTCGCGGCCTGGGGGTATGCCAGCGGGATCTCACTCGGCGACGGCAGCTTCTACGGGCGCCGTGCGGGTCGGAGCGCAGCCAGGGGCTGA